A genomic segment from Roseibium algicola encodes:
- a CDS encoding DUF6494 family protein, producing the protein MSEDFNMSMRKFLKQVGVTSQQAIENAVREAGPNAGKSFKVKAVVTIEELGLEHVVTGEIEGQD; encoded by the coding sequence ATGAGCGAAGATTTCAACATGTCCATGCGCAAGTTCCTGAAGCAGGTCGGCGTGACCTCGCAGCAGGCGATCGAAAATGCGGTGCGCGAAGCAGGCCCGAATGCGGGAAAATCCTTCAAGGTGAAAGCTGTCGTGACGATCGAGGAACTCGGTCTCGAGCACGTGGTCACCGGCGAAATCGAGGGGCAGGACTAA
- a CDS encoding 4Fe-4S binding protein, with amino-acid sequence MTQPRLLLCDCLNTQAIDAGLLEQATGLPCSKIHTQLCRGEAAQAAEALQAGNVIIACQQERQAFEDLAADLEADEPLFVDLRDRAGWTADTRSTSPKMAALLAESILPTPGAKVVDVTSEGTCLILGDSEAALTAADHLCELLSVTVILDPADELPLADDRRFDIVRGRVTTATGALGHFKVGFDALQERIPGGRGAFNWTDPKSGGRTECDIVLDLRRGQPLFPAPEKREGYLRADPGNTGAFTKALLDASQLVGTFEKPLYVRLDEQLCAHSRARKTGCTRCLDLCPTGAISPGGDSVAVDTMVCAGCGSCSAVCPSGAISYDAPPVSHTFQRLQTLAATWRKLSSDAPRLLVHDSSHGAELIRLGARYGKGLPADVIPLEMEAIASFGHTESLAALACGFADVTVLLSPATEKEGMPFQAELSNAIAGEDRVCLITPSDPDELEEILYREQSPVTAKQPILPFGSRRQITRLAAKTLNEPGKVIPLPEGAPYGSVVLDQDACTLCLSCVSLCPSGALKENPDAPQLRFQEDACLQCGICTTICPEKALTLDPRLDLSDDALRARVLKEEEPFNCVECGKPFGVRSTVMRLTEKLAGKHAMFQDNKAIQLIQMCDDCRVNAVYHSENNPFASAERPRVRTTDDYISKRRDH; translated from the coding sequence ATGACGCAACCAAGGCTTCTGCTTTGCGATTGCCTGAATACTCAGGCTATTGACGCCGGGCTTTTAGAACAGGCGACAGGACTGCCCTGTTCGAAAATCCACACGCAACTTTGCCGCGGCGAAGCAGCGCAGGCTGCCGAGGCGCTTCAGGCAGGCAATGTCATCATCGCATGCCAACAGGAACGCCAGGCGTTCGAGGATCTGGCCGCGGACCTTGAAGCGGACGAACCTCTTTTTGTCGATCTGCGCGACCGAGCCGGTTGGACCGCCGACACCCGCAGCACGTCTCCCAAGATGGCCGCGCTGCTCGCCGAATCGATCTTGCCGACACCCGGTGCAAAGGTCGTGGACGTTACCTCGGAGGGCACCTGCCTCATCCTTGGCGACAGCGAAGCTGCGCTTACCGCGGCAGACCATCTTTGCGAGCTCCTGAGCGTTACAGTCATTCTCGACCCTGCCGACGAATTGCCTCTTGCCGACGACCGGCGGTTCGACATCGTGCGCGGCCGGGTGACAACAGCAACCGGTGCGCTTGGCCACTTCAAGGTCGGTTTCGATGCCCTGCAGGAGCGCATTCCCGGCGGGCGGGGCGCGTTCAACTGGACAGATCCCAAGAGCGGTGGGCGCACGGAATGCGACATCGTGCTGGACCTCCGCCGGGGACAACCGCTCTTTCCCGCACCGGAAAAGCGGGAAGGCTACCTGCGGGCAGACCCGGGCAATACGGGCGCGTTCACCAAGGCGCTCCTGGATGCCTCGCAACTTGTCGGCACCTTCGAAAAGCCGCTCTACGTTCGTCTGGACGAGCAGCTCTGCGCTCACTCCAGGGCCCGCAAAACAGGCTGCACGCGCTGTCTGGATCTTTGCCCAACCGGTGCCATCAGCCCTGGCGGCGACAGTGTTGCGGTCGATACGATGGTCTGCGCCGGCTGTGGAAGCTGTTCGGCAGTCTGTCCGTCCGGTGCCATCAGCTACGATGCTCCTCCCGTCAGCCACACCTTCCAGCGCCTGCAAACGCTGGCGGCAACCTGGCGCAAGCTCAGCTCCGACGCACCGCGCCTGCTCGTTCACGACAGCAGCCACGGTGCAGAGCTGATCCGCCTGGGCGCGCGCTATGGCAAGGGCTTGCCGGCGGACGTCATTCCGCTGGAGATGGAAGCCATTGCCAGTTTCGGCCATACGGAAAGCCTGGCAGCACTTGCCTGCGGCTTCGCCGACGTGACCGTGTTGCTATCACCTGCCACCGAAAAGGAAGGCATGCCCTTCCAGGCCGAACTCTCCAATGCGATCGCCGGCGAAGACCGCGTCTGCCTCATCACCCCGTCAGATCCGGACGAGCTGGAAGAAATCCTTTACCGCGAACAGTCTCCGGTGACCGCGAAGCAGCCGATCCTGCCCTTTGGCTCCCGCCGGCAAATCACGCGCCTCGCCGCCAAAACGCTCAACGAGCCGGGCAAGGTCATCCCGCTTCCGGAAGGAGCCCCCTATGGCTCGGTTGTCCTTGACCAGGACGCCTGCACGCTGTGCCTGTCCTGCGTGTCGCTCTGCCCGTCCGGCGCCCTGAAGGAAAATCCCGATGCGCCGCAGCTGCGCTTTCAGGAGGATGCCTGCCTTCAGTGCGGCATCTGCACGACAATCTGCCCGGAAAAGGCCCTGACACTGGATCCGAGGCTTGATCTTTCGGACGACGCATTGCGCGCCAGGGTGCTGAAGGAAGAAGAGCCGTTCAACTGTGTTGAATGCGGCAAGCCATTCGGTGTCCGGTCAACAGTGATGAGACTGACGGAAAAGCTCGCCGGCAAACACGCCATGTTCCAGGACAACAAGGCCATACAGCTCATACAGATGTGCGACGACTGCCGCGTGAACGCCGTCTACCATTCGGAAAACAACCCGTTCGCCTCCGCCGAGCGCCCACGTGTTCGCACGACGGACGACTACATCAGCAAGCGGCGCGATCATTGA
- a CDS encoding DUF3305 domain-containing protein: MTRERTRVMPVGVVVRRLPGVTRWQKWTWLPVSLLPGAAPADWKMLRAEGNAIEYHATTLSLELHHTQTEAYLIALSDKVPSVYVVMRAAPELAPAIPIEVLHMTASAHEGLDYADSAEVFVEKVPMPPGLIAWVREFIDMHHEEEIFYKRQRDKHRIDLEEEGIGDPRIRQLADVYRAPGTRKKDTLQ, translated from the coding sequence GTGACTAGGGAAAGAACGCGCGTCATGCCGGTCGGGGTTGTGGTGCGCAGGCTGCCTGGCGTAACGCGCTGGCAGAAGTGGACCTGGTTGCCGGTGTCCCTGCTGCCGGGGGCCGCGCCTGCGGACTGGAAAATGCTGCGGGCCGAAGGCAATGCGATCGAATACCATGCGACGACCTTGAGCCTGGAGCTGCATCACACCCAGACCGAAGCCTATCTGATTGCCCTGTCCGACAAGGTTCCCTCCGTCTACGTTGTGATGCGGGCTGCCCCGGAGCTGGCTCCGGCGATCCCCATTGAGGTGCTGCACATGACAGCATCTGCCCATGAAGGCCTGGATTACGCGGATTCCGCCGAGGTCTTTGTCGAGAAGGTGCCAATGCCGCCAGGGCTGATTGCCTGGGTCCGGGAATTCATTGACATGCACCACGAAGAGGAAATCTTCTACAAGCGCCAGCGTGACAAGCATCGGATCGACCTGGAGGAAGAAGGCATCGGTGATCCGCGCATCCGGCAGCTTGCCGACGTTTACCGGGCGCCCGGCACCCGAAAGAAGGACACACTGCAGTGA
- a CDS encoding DUF3306 domain-containing protein: MNSGDDKPMDFWSRRKAAVREAEAAEVERRDAELETAKRVELEEKTDAEILEELGLPDPDSLQKDDDFTQFLAKTVPERLRRRALRRLWLSNPVLANLDGLNDYDDDFTDASTAGQVVKTAYEVGRGFLKKISETEPDENSDATQAGEGEVLSGQSDSAAPQSEQLAAAQHTYVENGKTSIRLTQRDEKVQISEIGTIVSDETALVETEEERLPKRRRMRFDFD, from the coding sequence GTGAACTCCGGCGACGACAAGCCAATGGATTTCTGGTCAAGGCGCAAGGCTGCGGTTCGCGAGGCCGAAGCCGCGGAGGTCGAGCGCCGGGACGCTGAGCTTGAAACCGCGAAACGGGTCGAGCTGGAAGAAAAGACCGACGCGGAAATCCTGGAAGAACTTGGACTGCCTGATCCCGACAGCCTGCAGAAGGACGATGATTTCACGCAGTTCCTGGCCAAGACCGTGCCGGAGCGTCTGCGCCGGAGGGCATTGCGCCGTTTGTGGCTGTCCAACCCCGTTCTCGCCAATCTCGATGGCCTGAACGATTATGACGATGATTTTACCGATGCATCGACCGCCGGTCAGGTGGTGAAGACCGCCTATGAAGTTGGTCGTGGATTCTTGAAAAAAATCTCTGAAACGGAGCCGGACGAAAACTCGGACGCTACGCAGGCCGGAGAAGGTGAAGTACTTTCCGGGCAAAGTGATTCTGCTGCGCCGCAATCGGAACAACTTGCTGCAGCGCAGCATACTTATGTCGAAAATGGAAAAACATCTATTCGATTGACGCAAAGAGACGAGAAGGTGCAAATTAGTGAAATTGGAACTATTGTGTCTGATGAAACAGCACTGGTCGAAACCGAAGAAGAGCGCCTGCCGAAACGGCGCCGAATGCGTTTCGACTTTGATTAA
- a CDS encoding TorD/DmsD family molecular chaperone, with translation MAVVAREFIIEPEDQARSELYDFLALVLARPAGAELLEQIAGLQGGDTPLGNALNVLARIAAVTTPETAEREFNALFVGLGRGELLPYASYYLTGFLNEKPLAKLRQDMAERGIERAEDKHEPEDNIASLMEMMAGMILGRFGKVTTLSEQKSFFNAHVEPWAIHFFTDLEAAGTSVFYGAVGSLGRQFMEIEAQGFDMISN, from the coding sequence ATGGCCGTTGTGGCGAGGGAATTCATTATCGAACCGGAAGATCAGGCCCGGTCCGAATTGTACGACTTTCTGGCACTGGTGCTTGCGCGCCCGGCCGGAGCCGAACTGCTCGAGCAGATTGCAGGCCTGCAGGGCGGTGACACGCCTCTGGGCAATGCTCTCAATGTGCTTGCCAGAATTGCGGCAGTGACGACGCCGGAGACGGCCGAGCGTGAATTCAATGCCCTTTTCGTCGGTCTCGGGCGCGGCGAACTGCTGCCATACGCCAGCTATTACCTGACAGGGTTCCTCAACGAAAAGCCTCTCGCAAAGCTGCGCCAGGACATGGCGGAGCGCGGGATCGAGCGCGCTGAAGACAAGCACGAGCCGGAAGACAACATCGCATCGCTGATGGAGATGATGGCGGGGATGATCCTCGGCCGTTTCGGCAAGGTGACGACTCTCAGCGAACAGAAGAGTTTCTTCAACGCCCACGTGGAACCCTGGGCGATACATTTCTTCACTGATCTGGAAGCGGCCGGAACATCGGTGTTCTACGGTGCTGTCGGATCGTTGGGGCGCCAGTTCATGGAAATCGAGGCACAGGGCTTCGACATGATCTCGAACTGA
- a CDS encoding formate dehydrogenase subunit alpha: protein MLRKKTNGVARRPQGASILKDAAHKSVDRRTFLKGSGLAAGGLAAITVTGGTVTKAKAQSTGDAVKTVKSICTHCSVGCTVIAEVSSGVWIGQEPGWDSPFNLGAHCAKGASVREHAHGERRLKYPMKKEGGEWKRISWDEAINEIGDKMLQIREESGPDSVYWLGSAKHSNEQAYLFRKFAGYWGTNNVDHQARICHSTTVAGVANTWGYGAMTNSYNDIHNSKAIFIIGGNPAEAHPVSLLHVLRAKEQNNAPLIVCDPRFTRTAAHADEYVRFRPGSDVALIWGILWHIFENGWEDKEFIRTRVWGMDQIREEVAKWTPDEVERVTGTPESQLKRVARTLANNRPGTVIWCMGGTQHTNGNNNTRAYCILQLALGNMGTAGGGTNIFRGHDNVQGATDLGVLADTLPGYYGLTAGSWAHWARVWEEDLDWLKGRFGTIKGADGKDKAMMNLTGIPVSRWIDGVLEAKENLEQPDNTRAMVLWGHAPNSQTRLPEMKQAMEKLDLLVVVDPYPTVSAILHDRTDGCYLLPASTQFETRGSVTASNRSLQWREQVIAPLFESKPDHTIIAMFAKKFGFDDRLFRNIGMDGDEPNIEDLTREFNRGMWTVGYTGQSPERIKSHMENQHTFDRTTLRAVGGPNDGEFYGMPWPCWGTAEMKHPGTANLYDMSMPVAEGGLCFRARYGVERDGQNLLAEGVSNPGADIQDGYPEFTMQMLIDLGWDGDLTAEERQSIETVAGAADKIGTVNWKTDLSGGIQRVAIAHGCAPFGNAKARAVVWTFPDPVPLHREPLYTNRRDLVADYPTYADKSFWRVPTLYASIQKNDFSKDFPIILTSGRLVEYEGGGDETRSNPWLAELQQNMFVEINPRDANNLGVRDGAQVWVEGPEGGKVKVMAMVTERVGEGVAFMPFHFGGHYQGEDLRSKYPKGADPYVLGESCNTAQTYGYDSVTQMQETKATLCKISAA, encoded by the coding sequence ATGCTTAGGAAAAAGACCAATGGGGTTGCGCGACGCCCCCAAGGTGCAAGTATCCTGAAAGACGCTGCACACAAGTCGGTAGACCGCCGTACGTTCCTTAAGGGATCCGGTCTTGCCGCAGGCGGCCTGGCCGCCATTACCGTGACCGGAGGAACGGTCACCAAAGCCAAGGCACAATCCACCGGCGATGCCGTGAAGACCGTCAAGTCGATCTGCACGCACTGTTCCGTTGGCTGTACCGTTATCGCCGAAGTTTCCAGCGGAGTCTGGATCGGGCAGGAGCCCGGTTGGGACAGCCCGTTCAACCTGGGTGCCCACTGCGCCAAGGGAGCTTCCGTCCGCGAACACGCTCATGGCGAGCGCCGCCTGAAATATCCGATGAAAAAGGAAGGCGGAGAGTGGAAGCGGATCAGCTGGGATGAGGCGATCAACGAGATCGGCGACAAGATGCTACAGATCCGCGAAGAAAGCGGTCCGGACAGCGTCTACTGGCTCGGCTCGGCCAAGCACAGTAACGAGCAGGCTTATCTCTTCCGCAAGTTTGCAGGCTACTGGGGAACGAACAACGTCGACCACCAGGCCCGTATCTGCCACTCCACGACGGTTGCCGGCGTAGCGAACACATGGGGCTACGGCGCCATGACCAACAGCTACAACGACATCCACAATTCCAAGGCGATCTTCATCATTGGCGGCAATCCGGCGGAGGCTCACCCCGTCTCCCTGCTGCACGTGCTGCGCGCCAAGGAACAGAACAACGCACCGCTGATCGTCTGCGATCCGCGTTTCACCCGCACCGCGGCCCATGCCGACGAATATGTGCGCTTCCGTCCGGGTTCGGACGTTGCCCTCATCTGGGGCATTCTGTGGCACATCTTCGAAAACGGCTGGGAAGACAAGGAGTTCATCCGCACCCGCGTGTGGGGTATGGACCAGATCCGCGAAGAAGTTGCCAAATGGACGCCCGATGAAGTCGAGCGTGTCACCGGTACGCCGGAAAGCCAGCTGAAGCGCGTGGCGCGGACGCTTGCCAACAACCGTCCGGGCACCGTGATCTGGTGCATGGGCGGCACCCAGCACACCAACGGCAACAACAACACCCGTGCCTACTGCATCCTGCAGCTGGCTCTCGGCAACATGGGCACCGCCGGTGGCGGCACCAACATCTTCCGTGGCCACGACAACGTGCAGGGAGCGACCGACCTCGGTGTTCTCGCCGACACGCTGCCGGGCTATTACGGCCTGACCGCCGGCTCCTGGGCTCACTGGGCTCGTGTGTGGGAAGAAGATCTGGATTGGCTGAAAGGCCGCTTCGGCACCATCAAGGGTGCGGACGGCAAGGACAAGGCCATGATGAACCTGACCGGTATCCCGGTCAGCCGCTGGATCGATGGTGTCCTTGAAGCCAAGGAAAACCTGGAACAGCCGGACAACACGCGTGCGATGGTGCTGTGGGGCCATGCCCCGAACTCCCAGACCCGTTTGCCGGAAATGAAACAGGCTATGGAAAAGCTCGACCTTCTGGTCGTGGTTGATCCCTATCCGACTGTTTCGGCAATCCTGCACGACCGCACCGACGGCTGTTACCTGCTGCCGGCCTCGACCCAGTTCGAGACCCGTGGTTCGGTGACCGCTTCCAACCGGTCGCTGCAGTGGCGCGAACAGGTGATTGCACCGCTGTTTGAATCCAAGCCCGACCACACGATCATCGCCATGTTCGCCAAGAAGTTCGGTTTCGACGACCGTCTCTTCCGCAACATCGGCATGGACGGGGACGAGCCGAACATCGAGGACCTGACACGCGAGTTCAACCGCGGCATGTGGACGGTGGGCTACACCGGCCAGTCGCCTGAGCGTATCAAGTCGCACATGGAGAACCAGCACACCTTCGACCGCACCACGCTGCGTGCAGTCGGTGGTCCGAACGACGGCGAGTTCTACGGCATGCCGTGGCCGTGCTGGGGCACCGCAGAGATGAAACACCCGGGAACGGCAAATCTCTACGACATGTCCATGCCGGTCGCTGAAGGCGGTCTGTGCTTCCGTGCCCGTTACGGCGTGGAGCGTGATGGCCAGAACCTTCTTGCGGAAGGGGTCTCCAACCCCGGTGCGGATATTCAGGACGGCTATCCCGAGTTCACCATGCAGATGCTGATCGACCTCGGCTGGGATGGTGACCTGACGGCCGAAGAGCGTCAGTCGATCGAGACTGTTGCCGGCGCTGCGGACAAGATCGGCACCGTGAACTGGAAAACCGACCTTTCGGGCGGTATCCAGCGCGTGGCGATCGCCCATGGCTGTGCCCCGTTCGGCAACGCCAAGGCGCGTGCCGTTGTGTGGACCTTCCCGGATCCGGTGCCGCTGCACCGCGAGCCGCTCTACACCAACCGGCGGGATCTGGTCGCGGACTATCCGACCTATGCCGACAAGTCGTTCTGGCGGGTTCCGACACTCTATGCGTCGATCCAGAAGAACGATTTCTCCAAGGACTTCCCGATCATCCTCACATCCGGCCGTCTGGTCGAATACGAGGGCGGCGGGGACGAAACCCGGTCGAACCCCTGGCTGGCTGAACTCCAGCAGAACATGTTCGTCGAAATCAATCCGCGGGATGCCAACAATCTCGGGGTGCGTGACGGCGCACAGGTCTGGGTCGAAGGCCCGGAGGGCGGCAAGGTCAAGGTCATGGCGATGGTTACCGAACGTGTCGGCGAAGGCGTTGCCTTCATGCCGTTCCACTTCGGTGGTCATTACCAGGGCGAGGACCTGAGGTCGAAGTATCCGAAGGGTGCAGACCCCTATGTGCTTGGGGAAAGCTGTAACACCGCTCAGACCTACGGGTATGACTCGGTGACCCAGATGCAAGAGACCAAGGCTACTCTCTGCAAGATCTCGGCAGCGTAA
- the fdh3B gene encoding formate dehydrogenase FDH3 subunit beta, whose amino-acid sequence MARSKFLCDAERCIECNACVTACKNEHEVPWGINRRRVVTINDGKPGERSISVACMHCSDAPCMAVCPVDCFYQTEEGVVLHSKDLCIGCGYCFYACPFGAPQFPQAGNFGSRGKMDKCTFCAGGPEENNSTAEFAKYGRNRIAEGKLPLCAEMCSTKALLAGDGDVVSAIYRERVVARGFGSGAWGWGTAYGQKGG is encoded by the coding sequence ATGGCAAGATCAAAGTTCCTTTGCGACGCCGAACGCTGCATTGAGTGCAATGCCTGCGTCACGGCCTGCAAGAACGAGCACGAGGTGCCGTGGGGCATCAACCGCCGCCGTGTTGTGACCATCAATGATGGCAAACCGGGCGAACGGTCGATCTCCGTGGCCTGCATGCACTGCTCGGACGCACCCTGCATGGCGGTGTGCCCGGTGGACTGTTTCTACCAGACCGAAGAAGGCGTGGTGCTTCACTCGAAGGACCTGTGCATTGGCTGCGGCTACTGCTTCTACGCCTGTCCGTTCGGCGCACCGCAATTCCCGCAAGCGGGCAATTTCGGATCGCGCGGCAAGATGGACAAATGCACCTTCTGTGCAGGTGGTCCGGAAGAAAACAACTCCACTGCAGAGTTCGCGAAATACGGCCGCAACCGTATCGCGGAAGGCAAGTTGCCGCTCTGCGCGGAAATGTGCTCCACCAAGGCCCTGCTCGCGGGTGATGGCGACGTCGTGTCGGCCATCTACCGCGAACGTGTGGTTGCCCGCGGCTTCGGCTCGGGCGCCTGGGGCTGGGGTACCGCTTACGGCCAGAAAGGCGGCTGA
- a CDS encoding formate dehydrogenase subunit gamma: MKRVTMALLVLLAFLGAGLGTGFAQDTSADRSATGGAQTLEDIMKRQRGEKVDYDFRRNNTGDPDDAASISSQLGTLGGVSDPELWRALRYGSADVTVSSGGFAATVLMQDGGMRWLEWRKGPLATYGAWLLGGTIVLLALFYLIRGRIRIDGEKTGRTITRFKAIERFGHWLLAGSFVLLGITGLLTLFGRFVIIPMIGKDAFAPVAHFSKWIHNNVAWAFMLGLIMVFVMWVAHNIPNKTDVKWIAVGGGLFKKGVHPPAKKFNFGQKLVFWGVIVLGASISVSGLSLLFPFEMPMFAVTFEKLNALGLPQLVGLGTLPTALAPHEEMQFAQLWHAIVAFVMMALILAHIYIGSIGMEGAYDAMGSGEVELQWAKEHHGLWVKEVEEAEKREAAKHSGGDSAVPAE; encoded by the coding sequence ATGAAACGCGTGACTATGGCTTTGCTTGTTCTTCTGGCCTTTCTTGGTGCAGGTCTGGGGACAGGGTTTGCACAGGATACGTCCGCCGACCGGTCGGCGACCGGTGGTGCGCAGACGCTTGAAGACATCATGAAGCGCCAGCGTGGCGAGAAGGTCGACTACGACTTCCGCCGCAACAACACCGGTGATCCGGACGACGCGGCGTCGATTTCCTCACAGCTCGGGACGCTTGGCGGTGTCTCCGATCCGGAGCTCTGGCGGGCACTGCGGTATGGCTCCGCGGATGTAACAGTCTCTTCCGGTGGATTTGCAGCAACCGTTCTGATGCAGGATGGCGGCATGCGCTGGCTTGAATGGCGCAAGGGACCACTTGCCACTTACGGCGCCTGGCTGCTCGGCGGGACCATCGTGCTGCTGGCCCTTTTCTATCTCATTCGCGGCCGTATTCGCATCGACGGCGAGAAGACAGGCCGCACCATCACCCGCTTCAAGGCGATCGAGCGCTTCGGGCACTGGCTGCTTGCGGGATCCTTCGTCCTGCTTGGCATTACCGGCCTGCTGACGCTTTTCGGGCGCTTCGTGATCATCCCCATGATCGGCAAGGACGCTTTTGCGCCCGTCGCGCATTTCTCAAAGTGGATCCACAACAACGTCGCCTGGGCCTTCATGCTGGGCCTGATCATGGTGTTCGTGATGTGGGTCGCGCACAACATCCCGAACAAGACGGACGTGAAATGGATCGCCGTTGGTGGCGGGCTCTTCAAGAAGGGCGTGCACCCGCCGGCCAAGAAATTCAACTTCGGCCAGAAGCTGGTGTTCTGGGGGGTGATCGTCCTGGGCGCGTCGATCTCCGTTTCCGGTCTGTCGCTGCTGTTCCCGTTCGAAATGCCGATGTTTGCGGTCACCTTCGAAAAGCTCAACGCACTCGGCCTGCCGCAGCTGGTGGGTCTCGGTACATTGCCTACCGCGCTTGCACCGCATGAGGAAATGCAATTTGCGCAACTGTGGCACGCCATTGTGGCCTTCGTGATGATGGCGCTGATCCTGGCGCATATCTACATCGGTTCCATCGGCATGGAAGGCGCCTATGACGCCATGGGCTCCGGCGAGGTTGAACTGCAGTGGGCGAAGGAGCACCACGGCCTCTGGGTGAAGGAAGTCGAAGAAGCTGAAAAGCGCGAAGCCGCCAAACATTCAGGCGGCGATAGCGCGGTTCCCGCCGAATAG
- a CDS encoding c-type cytochrome produces MPFQPDPVWLLARVFGPAAGFLLTLVSAAGSADFQTLKGHGGPVMDIDVSLETGQVATASFDNSVGIWKDRVPQWLEGHAAAVKVVQFLDGSHLVSGGDDNELILWNTRDNSNRVLEGHTAKIMGLAVSPDKTTIASASWDARVGLWPVAGGEPAYLAGHAAGVNAVAFSRDGRQLYSASVDGSIKLWDLATQSEKRVVDRNGFGINVIAIGGEGDRESWIAYGSQDGVTRIVDIETGERLHDFTFERRPILAMAVSPDGSRLATGDGHGYITVFDTTSWALETDFRAALKGPIWALAFSKDGDVLHAGGIENIVYSWPLADLATFDPMATETPQFLKKPEEMSNGERQFARKCSICHALTGDTARKAGPTLHNIFGRRAGTIPDYPYSATLSGSDIVWSEATIDQLFLDGPDHYIPGSKMPMQRIVEQQDRDDLIDYLKSATAPSEGDTQ; encoded by the coding sequence ATGCCGTTTCAGCCGGATCCCGTATGGTTGCTTGCACGGGTCTTCGGGCCCGCTGCCGGCTTCCTTCTGACGCTGGTCTCCGCAGCCGGTAGCGCCGATTTCCAGACCCTGAAGGGCCACGGCGGCCCGGTTATGGATATCGACGTTTCCCTTGAGACCGGTCAGGTGGCCACTGCCAGCTTCGACAATTCGGTCGGCATCTGGAAAGACCGGGTGCCGCAATGGCTTGAGGGCCATGCGGCGGCGGTCAAGGTGGTTCAGTTTCTGGACGGCAGCCATCTGGTGTCCGGCGGAGACGACAACGAGCTTATTCTCTGGAACACCCGCGATAACTCGAACCGGGTTCTGGAAGGGCACACGGCCAAGATCATGGGGCTTGCGGTTTCCCCCGACAAGACGACGATTGCCAGCGCAAGCTGGGATGCACGTGTGGGGCTGTGGCCGGTTGCTGGCGGCGAGCCGGCTTATCTTGCCGGACATGCAGCCGGGGTGAATGCGGTCGCGTTTTCAAGGGACGGGCGCCAGCTTTATTCAGCGTCGGTCGACGGGTCGATCAAGCTCTGGGATCTGGCAACGCAAAGTGAAAAGCGGGTCGTTGATCGCAACGGTTTCGGCATCAATGTCATTGCCATTGGCGGTGAGGGTGACCGGGAGAGCTGGATTGCCTATGGCTCCCAGGACGGAGTGACGCGGATCGTCGATATCGAAACCGGCGAACGGCTGCATGACTTCACTTTCGAGCGCCGGCCCATACTGGCCATGGCGGTCAGTCCGGATGGCTCACGTCTGGCGACCGGTGACGGTCATGGATATATCACCGTGTTCGACACGACGTCCTGGGCGCTTGAAACGGATTTCCGGGCAGCACTGAAAGGTCCGATCTGGGCGCTCGCCTTTTCGAAGGACGGCGATGTGTTGCATGCGGGCGGCATCGAGAACATCGTCTATTCATGGCCGCTTGCGGATCTTGCAACATTCGATCCGATGGCAACCGAGACACCGCAATTCCTCAAGAAACCGGAAGAAATGTCCAACGGCGAACGGCAGTTCGCGCGCAAATGCTCGATCTGCCACGCCCTGACCGGCGATACCGCGCGCAAGGCCGGGCCGACGCTTCATAACATCTTCGGCCGGCGTGCGGGCACTATTCCGGACTACCCCTATTCGGCGACCCTGTCAGGATCTGATATTGTCTGGTCGGAAGCGACGATCGATCAACTGTTCCTGGACGGCCCGGATCACTATATTCCCGGGTCGAAGATGCCGATGCAGCGGATTGTGGAACAGCAAGACCGTGACGACCTGATCGACTATCTGAAATCGGCGACGGCGCCATCCGAAGGAGATACACAATGA